The genome window ACGGCGGCCCCCAGGCTGAGGCCCTGGTTCGGCGGGGGGCTCTGGGGCTCATGAACCTCAGCGGAGCGCACCGAAGCCCTATTCAGGCGGCCACCCTGCTTGGAGCGGGTGAGGTCCTGAGGATTGACGGCGAGGAGGCAACGGCATTTGACGTCTCTGAGGTGGAAGAAGGGGAGAAGGCGGGTGTCACCTGGGCCCGGCGTACCGGCCTCCCCGTACCCGAGACCGGGGCAGTGGTGCCCGGGTGGCCGGCCCTGCTGGCCGCGGCCGAGAAGCAAGGGGCCATTGTGGGGCGTCTGGGCGCGGAGATCCGCCGCAGCGGGCGCACCGCCGCGGCCTTCGGCAACGGCGACACCGAGAAGGAGTACTTCCGGCCGGCAGCTCTGGTTGCGGCCGACGAGTGGGGACGGGTGCAATTCGGCGCGGTGGGTTCCGGCACCCTGAAGTACGGTCGGGACGGACTCCTCGGCCGCATGACCGATGAAACACTGCTCCTGGAATGCATCTCCCGTCTTCCCCCGGGGGTAGCCCTGGTGGTGGTGGATACCGGCGACGGTCACCGCATTGAGGCCAATCGCAGCCGGGCTCTTCCTGAGGTGGTGCGACGGGAGAAGCTGCGGTTCACGTCCCGGCTGGTTGCCCTAGTGGAAGAATTGGAGGAGCACAGCCCGGAGAACACGCGAATCTTCCTGGTAGGGCTGGGTCCGGGCGGGGAGGCTCTGACGGAGAACAACCTCCTGGTGCCGGTGCTCATGCTCGGCGAAGGCGTAAAGCAAGGGTGGCTCAGCTCTCCCACCACCAGGCGGCCCGGCCTGATATCGGCGGTGGACTTCTGCCCCACCCTCCTGGACGTTCTGGGGATGCCGGTGCCGCCGGATTTGCCCGGCCGCCCGTGGCGAGTGGTGCCGGCCCGCGGGGGGCCGGAGGAGCTCGTGACCCTGAATCGCGAGCTGGCCATGGTTCGCACCGCCCGGCCCATATTGGTGAGGGCCTACATTGCCTTACTTATGGTAGTCATGGGGCTGGCGGTGGTTGCCTTCCTGGGGCCTGGGAGAACCAAGGTGTGGTCGCGCCGGGTCCTGCCCGGGGCACTCCTGTTCCTGGCCGCAGTACCCCTGGCCTTCCTTCTCTTGGCTTCGGTGCGGACTCCCTCCCTTCCGGCTTACGCCGGGCTTTTGGTTACCCTTGCCGTCCTGATCACCCTGGGCTGTACCCGTTTGGGCCGGGATCGGCGGCAGGCCTGGCTGTTTTTGGGAACGGCGGTGGTGGCAACCCTAACCGTCGACACGCTCATGGGAGCTCCGTGGCAGCAGAAGGCCTTACTCAGCTATGATCTTATGTCCGGTGCTCGCTACTACGGAATCGGAAACGAGTACATGGGGGTACTGGTGGGAAGCGCCCTTCTGGCCGGAGGTGTGCTGTTGGAAGGGGGCAGGGAAGCCTGGCGGACCGGATTTGCAGGCCTCATATGGACGACGGTACTGTCCTTGTTGGCCTCACCGGCCCACGGCGCCAACGCCGGCGGCATGATAACCGCGGCCTGCGCCTTTGGGACGGCGGCCGTGCTGCTGGCGCGCGCCCGGCCGGCTTGGAGGACGGTTCTGTGGGTTGGGCTGATAACCGTGGCGGTCTCCGCAACCGCGGTCTGGTGGGACGGAGCCCAGAGCGTGGCGGCGCAATCGCATTTCGGACGCGCTCTGGATCTGGTGAGACAGCAGGGCTGGCCGGCACTTCAGGAGATGGTGGCCCGGAAGCTTTCCACCAGCCTGCGGCTCATCCGCTATACGATCTGGACCCGGGCACTCCTGGCCGGGATGGTGGTGCTGGCGGTATTGTTCTATCACCCTGTAGGGAAGCTGGACCGGTTCCGGTCTGCTCTCCCGCGTCTGAGCAGGTGCCTGGGGGCGATGGTGCTGGCAAGCTTTGTCGCCCTAATCTTCAACGATTCGGGCATTGTAGCCGCGGCCACCATGATGATTTACGGAATCGGGCCGCTTTTGAGCCTTATACTCGACGAGAGGACGTTGTTGACAAAGGACCCCCCGGGGGTTAAAATGGGTGTTGATTGAAATCTGGATAAAGGAGGAATGATAATTGCAAGCATTGGGCCGTCACGTGTTGGCTGAAATCTATGGGTGCGACTTCGACATCCTCAACGACGTGAAGAAGATCGAAGAGATTATGGTCAACGCGGCCTTGGCGGCCGGCGCAGAGGTGCGCGAGTTCGTATTCCATAGGTTCAGCCCGCAGGGCGTCAGCGGCGTGGTGGTCATTTCCGAATCGCACCTGGCAATCCATACCTGGCCGGAATTGGGGTACGCGGCGGTAGACGTTTTTACCTGTGGCCAGCGGGTTAATCCCTGGGAGGCCTGCCGGTACCTGACGGAGAAGTTCGGGGCGAGCCACGTAAACGCCACCGAAGTACAGCGTGGTATCTTCCAGCCCGCCCTCCGGCAGGCAGCCAATTTATAGGAGGGGGATATTTATTTTATTACCCGGTAGTTACCAGCAAGGGCACCACAGTTAGGCTTAAGCCTTACGCCGGAGCGGTCGTAAGGCTTAAGCGTTTCTATGGGGAGGATTTCGGCGGCTCCTGCCGAATACTAAGCGATAGTGGGAGGATGGCCAGGTGGATACGGACGCGGCTAAGGCTTTCGCCCTCATTGGCCCAGACCTGGAGGAAGTGCGGGACCAAGTGGCCCGGGAGTTGCGGCTCGAGGGAGCCGTGCCTCTCGGTCTGGTCGGCCGGGAGTTGGCCAGTTTTGGCGCCAGTCTCCCTCCCGCCCTGGTGATACTCTCCGCCCGGCCTTACCATTACCGTCCGCAAGTGGTCAAGGCTCTGGCGTGCGTTTTTCAATTCATTTACCTGGCCACCCGGATTCACTGCTTTCCCCAGGGGCGGCCCGGCCTGCCGGTGCTGGTGGGAGACCTTCTCTACTCAAAGTTCTTCTTTTACCTCTGTCGATACAACTGCCTCGAATTCCTGGCGCCTCTGGCCCAGGTGATTTGCCGGATTCACGAAGGCGGAGCCCTGCGGTACGGCCGGCCGGATTGGGGTTTCCCGGAGTGCCTGGAAGTCGTCGACCGTCAGGCGGCGTTGCTGTTTCAAGAGGCCTGCCGGGTAGGAGCCAGGGTGGCCGGAGCCTCGAGCGGTGAAGCCGAGACGCTGGGTCGTTACGGCTTCAACCTGGGGCGAGCGTGGGGATTGTATGAGCTGGGCATAGTCCCTGAAGCGAGACGAGAATTCCTCCTACGTGCCGAGCAGGAGCTTTCGGCGCTTCCTCCGCAGAGGGAATGCGAAGCCCTGCTGAAGCTTTCGAGGACGGTAGGGGCCTTGGTGGTGGCAACCCGGTGAAGCCGGCGACGGGTATTGACCTTACCGGGCCCAAGAAAGAGGCCTTCATCAGAAACCTGTTTGACGGCATCGCCCACCGGTATGATTTCCTGAACACGGTGCTCAGCTTCAATCTGGATAAGCGCTGGCGCCGCTTTGCCGCCGCTCAGACCGGACTGGGTTCTGGAGGGCGAGCCCTGGACGTGTGCTGCGGTACCGGCATGTTGGCCCTGGAGTTGGCCAGGCTTGCCGGACCCCGGGGCGAGGTAGTAGGGCTCGATTTTTCCGAGGCCATGCTGGGGGTAGCCGCCCGCCGGTTGGCCCGCCTCCCCGAAGGTGCCGTAATCAGGCTGGTCCGCGGCAACGCGGTAGCCCTGCCGTTTCCGGATAACAGTTTCGACTGCGCTACCATTGCCTTTGCCCTGAGGAATGTGCCCGACGTGGAGATGACGCTAAGGGAAATGCGCCGCGTGGTAAGACCCGGGGGAAGGGTGGTCTCCCTGGAGCTGGCCCAGCCGGGGGCTTTCGGCTTTCGCCAGGCCTACCAGCTTTACTTCTACTATCTGGTGCCCTTCCTGGGTCGGCTGGGCGTAGGCTTCGGCGGGCCCTATCGCTATCTGCCGGAATCCGTCCGGCGCTTTCCCCACCAGAGGGAGGTCCTGGCGCTGTTCGGACGAATAGGTCTGGTCGATTCCGTCCTTTACGAATTGACCGGCGGGGTGGCGGCGGTGCACGTGGGCACCAAGGCCTGGTCGGATACGGCGGATTGCTGCATGCCCGAAGGAGGGCGTCCGGAGGAGGAGACAGATTGGCTTACGAGGACCTCCGTTCCTTCTTGAACGACCTGGAGGCCAGGGGCTGGCTAAGGCGCGTAAGTGCACCGGTAGATCGGGAACTGGAGATCAGCGAGATCACCAGGCGGGTGGTAAAGGCTCGAGGCCCGGCGCTGTGGTTCGAACGCGTCAGAGGCTTCGAGGTCCCGGTGGTCACCAACCTCTTCGGCACTTACGAGCGTATGGCCCTGGCCCTGGGCGTCTCTTCCCTGGAGGAGCCGGCGGAGCGTCTCAAGCAATGGCTCAGACCGGATCGCCTCCCCCAGGGAATATGGGAGGGTATAAGGGCGCTGCCGGGATGGGCAGAGATGGCCGGGTACCTGCCCCGCCGTGTACGCCGAGCCCCCTGTCAGGAAGTCGTGCGCAAGGAGCCGACGATTGATTTTCTGCCGGTACTCAAGTGCTGGCCGGAGGATGCCGGTCCCTTCATAACCCTACCGCTGGTGTTTACCCGTGACCATGACGGTCGGCAGAATGTGGGTATGTACCGTATGCAGGTATTCGACGGCCGGACCCTGGGCCTGCACTGGCAGGTGCACAAGGATGGGGCGGCCATATGGCGGGAGGCGAGAAGGCGCGGCGATCGCCTGGAGGTAGCCGTGGCCCTGGGCGGCGATCCGGTTCTCATCTATGCCGCCACCGCCCCTTTACCGCGCGGCATAGGGGAACTTCTGCTGGCCGGCTTCCTCAGGCGCCAGGCGGTGCCGTTGGTACGCTGCCTCAGCGTGGATCTAGAGGTGCCGGCGGAGGCAGAAATCGTGCTGGAGGGCTACGTGGAGCCCGAAGAGCTCCGTACGGAAGGGCCCTTCGGCGACCACACAGGCTTTTACTCCCCTGCCGAACCCTACCCGGTGATGCACCTTACCTGCGTGACCCACCGCAGGGACCCCGTTTACCCCGCTACCGTGGTGGGCCCCCCACCCATGGAGGATGCCTACCTTGGGCTGGCTACGGAGAGGCTGTTTCGGCCCCTGGTACAGACTTTCCTGCCGGAGGTGGTGGACCTGCACCTGCCTGCCGCAGGAGCCTTTCACAACTGGGTGATCGTATCCATAAAGAAGGAATACCCCGGGCAGGCGCGCAAGGTCATGCACGGGCTGTGGGGGCTGGGTCAGCTGGCCTTGAGCAAGTTCATCGTGGTGGTGGACGCCGAGGTGGACGTCCACGACCTGGAGCAGGTCATCTGGCAGGTAGGAGCTAACGTGGACCCGGCTCGAGACCTGGTGCTGGGCCAGGGCCCGCTCGATGCCCTGGATCACGCTCCCAACCTCGTGGGTTACGGCGGGAAGCTGGGTATCGACGCCACCCGGAAGGGACCGAGGGAAGGTTACTCCCGGGAGTGGCCCAAGGCGCTGAGCATGAGCCGGGCAGTCGAGGATTTGGTGGAGCGCAGGTGGAAGGAATATGGGCTATAGGCTGGCGACGGCCAGGGGATTGTGGGCTGCAGGCCGGAAGGCCACCCTTCTGGCCGAACTGATCAAGGTGGAGCACACGGTATTCGCCCTGCCGTTCGCCTACCTGGGAGCCCTGCTGGCCGCCGGCGGGTTGCCCACGGGCAGGGAAGTCTGGTGGATCACCGTAGCTATGGTGGCCGCCCGCACCGCAGCCATGTGCCTGAACCGCCTGATCGACCGCACCCTGGACGCCCTTAATCCCCGTACGGCCGGGCGGGCGCTGCCCCGGGGACTGCTCAGGACGGGTGAGGTATGGGCGCTTGCCCTTGTTGCCCTGGCGGTCCTGTTCTGGGCGGCTCTGATGCTCAATCGTCTGTGCTTGTACCTCCTGCCGGTGGCGGTAGCCGTACTGGTGGTCTACCCTTACACGAAACGCTGGACCTGGGGCTGCCACTGGATCCTCGGGGGCGCGGACGGGCTGGCACCGCTCGGCGCCTGGGTAGCCGTCCGCGGGGTGGTGGACGGACCGAGCCTGTGGCTCTGGGCGGCGGTTGCGGCCTGGGTGGCCGGGTTCGATATCGTATATGCCTGTCAGGACATCGAATTCGACCGGCGTTACGGGCTGCATTCACTCCCGGCACGCTTCGGTCCCCGGATCGCCCTAACCTGGGCCAAGATCAACCACGTGGCCGTCCCCCTGCTCCTGGCGGCCGCCGGGGTGGCTGCGGGGGCCGGGGCGTGGTACCTGGCCGGGGTGGCGCTGAGCGCGGGCCTGCTGGCTTACGAGCACCGGTTGGTTTCGCCGGTCGATTTTTCCCGGCTGAACTATGCCTTTCTTAACGTGAATGGATATCTGAGCGTTTTGATGTTTGGTTTTGCGCTTGCAGACCGGATTCTGGCGCAAGGATAAGGCCGGAGGCCGGATGCGGAACTGCCCGGCCGGCGGATTCGACAGGGCGGAGCCCCGGGAAGTCCTGCGGCAGGCTCCGGGGTTAGACAGGAGCCGTTACATGGTGTATAATGCGAAGCGGCAAAAAAAGGACGGGAGGATCAGACCTTGAGGCGCTGGTCGTTGGTGGTTGCGGCAGTAGTCTGGCTGGGGCTGGGAGTGTTTCTTAGCTGGGTCAACGGTCTGGCCGAACACGGCGGTCACTCCGGCGCGGCCGAAGGAGTACAGACCGAGCAGGCGGCGCACTAGCAGCAAGGTTTGGGAAAGCCCTAGGAGGTGAGGCCGGTGGGTAAGCTACCGGTGTATCGCGGTACCGATGACTACATCGCCGATCGGGACCTGCAGGACGTGGTAAACGTAGCCGTGGCCCTGGGACGCCCCTTGCTCATCAAGGGTGAGCCGGGCACCGGCAAGACCATGCTGGCCCAGAGCATCGCCAAGGCCCTGGGGCTCCGGCTGATCATCTGGAGTATCAAGTCCACAACCAAAGCCCAGGAGGGCCTTTACGTCTACGACACGGTGCAGAGGCTCTACGATAGCCAGTTCGGGGACCGGGACGTATCGGACATCAAACAGTACATCAAACTGGGCAAGCTGGGGGAAGCCTTTATTTCCGATGACCCGGTGGTACTGCTGATCGACGAAATCGACAAGGCCGATCTGGAGTTTCCCAACGACCTGCTCTGGGAACTGGACATGATGAGCTTCTTTATCCCCGAAACCGGCGAAACCGTGACCGCCAAGCACCGGCCCATCGTCGTGATTACCAGCAACGCGGAAAAGGAACTGCCGGACGCCTTTCTGCGGCGCTGCCTGTTCCACTATATTGCCTTTCCGGATCAGGAAATGATGGCCCGGATCGTGCGGGTTCATTTCCCCGATCTGGAGGAGAGGCTGGTGCAGCAGGCCATTGCCGCCTTTTACTGGCTCAGGGAAGTGCCCGGCCTCCTCAAGAAGCCCAGCACCAGCGAACTTCTGGATTGGCTTCAGGCTTTAGTGATCGGCGGAGTGAAGCCGGATCGTCTTACCAAGGAATTGCCGTTCCTGGGCGTGCTCCTCAAGAAGAATCAGGATTTGGATCTGGTCCACAAGTATATGGAGGCCTACGGGGTGGGCGGCAGCCCCCGGCCGGGCGTGGTGCGGGGGTGGCCGCGCTAACCGGCCCGGACGGCCCGGCGCAGAAGGGGTGAGGCAGCCGTGTTCACCGACTTCTTTTACCTTTTGCGCTCCGAGGGAGTTCCGGTCACGCTCACCGAGTGGATGACCTTTCTGGAGGGTCTGGCCAAAGGACTGTCCTACGCCAATCTGAACTCCTTTTACCATTTGGCCCGCGCTACCCTGGTAAAGAGCGAGGCTCATTTCGATCGCTTCGACGTGGCGTTTCTCAAGTATTTTTCCGGGATCGATACCCCGGAAGCGCTGCTGGATAAGGTGTGGGAGTGGCTTGCCAATCCCCTGCCGCCCCGGGGTATCAGCCCTGAGGAGTTGGAGCGGTGGCGCAGGCTGCAGGAAGAGGTTGATCTGGAGGAGCTGCAGCGCCAGTTTCTGGAAAGGCTGCGCGAGCAGACCGAGGCCCACCATGGGGGAAGCCGCTGGATAGGCACGGGAGGGACTTCGCCCTTCGGTCACTCCGGCTACCATCCCGGCGGGATCCGGGTGGGAGGGGAAAGCCACGCCCGATCGGCGGTCAAGGTGGCGGCCGAACGGCGGTTTCGCGCCTACCGCGACGACGAGACCCTGGGTGTGCGCCAGTTCGAGGTGGCCCTGCGGCGCCTGCGGCAGTTGAGTACGAAGGTGGAGGGGCCGAAGGACGAGCTGGACCTGGACGGAACCATTCGGGAGACTTGCCGGCAGGGCGGGTTCCTGGAGCTGGTTTGGACCCGCGGACGCAAGAACAAGGTCAAGGTGTTGCTCCTGATGGACGTAGGCGGTTCCATGGTCCCCTACAGCCGGCTCTGCAGCCAGCTCTTTACGGCGGTGCACCGGGCCAGCCACTTCCAGGATCTGCGCTTCTACTACTTCCACAACTGCGTTTACGACTATCTCTACCTGGACCACGCCTGCCACCCGCGCAACTCGGTGAAGACCGACCAGGTGCTCAAGAACCTGGGCGGGGACTACAAGCTCATCATGGTGGGAGATGCCTGCATGGCTCCCAGCGAGCTGACCCAGCCGGGCGGCATCATCTGGTGGGGTATGTATAATGAGGAGCCGGGCCTGGTATGGCTGGAACGCCTGGCCCGGCACTTTTCCCATAACGTCTGGCTCAATCCCATTCCCGCCGGGGAATGGGATACGGTCTACGGGCATCAAACCCTGAACCTGATCCGGCGCGTATTTCCCATGTACGAACTGACCGTCGACGGCCTTACCCAGGCCGTGAAAAAGCTTCTGGTCCGCCGCTAGAGCCGCTCGATGACCATCGCCATGCCCTGACCTCCGCCGATGCACAAGGTGGCCAGGCCGTAGCGACCGTTACTGCGCTCCAGTCCGTTCATGAGGGTGACCAGAATGCGGGCCCCGGTGCAGCCGATGGGGTGTCCGAGGGAAATACCTCCCCCGTAAATGTTGGTCTTTTCGAGGTCCATGTCCAGTTCCCGCATCACGGCCAGGCTCTGAGAGGCAAAGGCCTCGTTCAACTCGATGAGATCCATGTCGCCCATAGTCAGCCCGGCCAGCTTCAGCGCCCTCTTTACCGCCGGGACCGGGCCCAAGCCCATGAAGGCAGGCTCTACCCCGCCGGCGGCATAGGAACGGATCAGGGCCCTGGGCTTCAGACCCAGACGTTCGGCCTTCTCGGCACTCATGATTACCAGGGCGGCCGCCGCGTCGGTGATACCCGAGGCATTGCCGGCGGTGACGGTACCCCCTTCTTTGAATACCGGGGGCAGTTTCGCCAGCGCCTCCATAGAGGTTTCGCGCGGGTGCTCGTCGGTGTCAAATACCCGGGTGCCCTTCTTTTCCTTTACCTCCACCGGCACGATTTCGGTGCTAAAGACGCCGTTCTTTATCGCCGCCAGCGCCCGCTGGTTGCTGCGCAGGGCGAACTCGTCCTGTTCGGTGCGGCTTATCCCGTACCTTTCGGCGATGTTTTCGCTGGTCATTCCCATATGGTAGTTGTAGAAGCTCTCCCACACTCCGTCGTAGACCATGCCGTCTACCATTATCGCATTAAACATGCGCGCTCCCCAACGGCCCTGGGGGAAGAGATAGGGAGCGGCGCTCATGTTCTCCATACCTCCGGCCACCACTACCTCGGCTTCTCCCGCGCGGATGGCCTGCGCCGCCAGGGCCGCAGCCTTGAGCCCCGAGGCGCACACCTTGTTAACCGTAAACGCGTTTACCTCCTTGGGCATACCGCCGTAGATGGCCGCCTGGCGGGCGGTGTTCTGCCCCTGTCCGGCCTGGAGCACGTTGCCCATTATTACTTCGTCCACTCTTACTTCCTTGAGATCTTCCGGCCACCGATAGTACTTCTTTTCCAGCTCGGTTGGCTGGCCGTCGGCAAAGGTACTCGGCGCCAGGGCCAAGAGTTCGGGGTCCCGGAGGGGCCGCAGGCCCGCCCGGCGCATGGCCTCCCGGATCACGATGGCTCCGAGTTGTGCCACCGGCACGTCCCTGAGTGCGCCACCGAAGTTACCGATTGCGGTCCGAACTCCGCTGACGATTACTGCGTCCGGCATGGATCAACCTCCTCAGCTTAGGCTAGCAATATAATTCTTTGGGACGGCAGCGGAATCCTCTCTCCGCGCCGGAGACGGCCGGGACGGGCAAACAAAAACGAGGGCCTGGGGTTTCAGGCCCTCGACTACCAACCCGGGTCTAGGCGCGGTGGTAAAGGACTTGCTCTGTCGAATTGAGCGAGGCCACCTTGCCTTCGCTGCGCAGGTATTCCAGGTGGGCAAGAGTCTCCATCACCGCCGCCCGCCGGTTCCAGTTGCTCAGAGTCTCCCAGGGGCCGGTATCCCAATTCACGCGGCAGGCGACAGTATAGGCGGTCTTGGCCTCACCCCCCAGAAGGCCCAGAATCTCTTCCAGGCGCCGGCGGTGGTGTTCCTGGATTTCCCGGACCCGCTCCGCCAGGTTGGAGAAGGCGAACTCGTGGGCCGGAAGTACCAGGTTGACCTCTAATTCCTCGATGCGTCCCAGGGCCTTCAAATAATCACCTAGGGGGTTGGCCGAGGATTGAGGGTTGAGGCTTACGTTGGGGGTAATGGTAGGCAGGACGTGGTCCCCGGAGAAGAGAAGCCTCTCCTGGGCCGCGTACAGGCACATATGGCCCCGCGTGTGACCGGGCGTGTACAGAACCTGGAGGCGCAGTGGCCCGGCTTCCAATACATCTCCTTCTTCCACTACCCGATCGGGCCGCGCCGTCACCACCCATTCCAGGGCGGGAAGGCTGGCACTCTGGAGGGCCGGGACTTCTTCCGACGGGACTCCGTTTCGGAGCAGGAATTCGGCCACCTCTTCCAGCAGGCGGTGGTAGTTCTCGTACCGAGCGCCTAACTGCTCCGCCTCGGGGGCGGACATAACGATTTGAGCTCCGCTGATTTGTCTCAGCTTGCCGGCCAGGCCGTAGTGATCGGGGTGAAGATGGGTGATGACGACCTGCCGGATGTCCTGCAGACTGAGACCCAACTGCCCGAGCTGTTTCTCCCAGGCGCTCAAAGATTCTGGTGTATCCCAACCCACGTCGATAATAGTGCAGCCGTTCCTGGACTTGATAAGATAAGACATTACGTAGTCCAACGGGTTGTTAGGGATGGGAATCTTGCACCGATATACATCCTCGATGATTTCCAGGGCGCACTCTTGGGGACGGGTAGGGGGCAGGTTAGAAGTCAACAACGTCTCCCACCTTTCTTTGAGATTGGGGCAAGACGGGCTACCCTAATTATAACCTCCGAACAAGCTCAGTTCAACCGGTATGGTAACCACGCGTGTATCCGGTCCTTGGGCGGCGCCACCTGCCGGCAAAAACCGGGGATAACCCGCTTCCGGCAGGCGCGTGAGCTGCTCCGTCCGGAACGGGTCCTCCAATTGTTCGGCGTAGGAGGAACAAGCATACCGGTACGGCGAAGATTACCCCGCAGGAAGATCACCCATGCTTCGAGAAGGGAGGGGGCGCAATGCGGCCGACCAAAGCGGTAATTCCCGCCGCCGGGTTGGGCATGAGGTTCCTGCCGGCAACCAAAGCCCAGGCGAAGGAAATGCTGACCCTGGTGGACCGGCCCGCCATTCACTACGTGGTTGAGGAGGCGGTGGCGGCCGGTATCCGAAGCTTCCTTATCATCACCGCCCGCAACAAGACGGCTATCGAGGACTACTTCGATGCTTCACCGGAACTGGAGCGGGCCCTGCGAGAAAAGGGCGAAGAAGCACTGGTTGAGGAGATCCACGCCCTCTCGGAATTGGCCCAAATGCATTACCTGCGCCAACCCCGGCCTCTGGGTCTGGGGCATGCCGTGTTCCTGGCCCGGGCGTTCGTGGGAGAAGAAGACTTCGCGGTGGTGCTGCCGGACGATCTCATCACGGCCGGGGAACCCTGCCTCGGGCAAATGCTGGCCGTGCGGGAAAGGTGGCCGGGAGCGGTAGTTGCCCTGCAAGAGGTGGCTCCGGATATGACCTCTCGCTACGGCATAGTAAAGGCGGTGGAAGTGGAGCCGGATGTGTATCGAATCGAGGATCTGGTAGAGAAACCATCCCCGGAGCGGGCACCCTCCCGCCTGGCAGTAGTCGGCCGGTACATTCTTCCGGCGTCGATCTTCCCTCTCTTGGCGACCACGGCCCCCGGAACGGGAGGCGAGATTCAGCTGACCGACGCGCTCAGGCTCCTGGCCCGCGAATACCCGGTCTACGGTTACCGATTCCGGGGACGGCGTTTCGACCTGGGGGATAAGCTGGGCTTCCTCCAGGCCACCGTAACCCTCGCCTTGGGTCGTCCCGACCTCGGGCCCGCCCTTAGGGAGTTTCTCCGCGGGTCGATTTTTTGATTTTCGGCAGGAAATCGACCCGAAGGGAAGGAAATCTTAATTCCCCGGAGGGGGGTCCAAAGTTTGGCCGGATCACAGAAACGGCGCACGGTACCCAAGCAACGTCGTCCGGAGCGAAAGACCGCTCCCGGGGCGGAGGCCGTTCAGGCTCCACCCAGGGAGTTCCGGGCGGCCCTGGTAGTGCTGGCGGCCATACTGATCTATTCGCCGTACCTGCGGGGCCTTTTCTTCCAGACCGAGCAGCAGTGGACGCTGCTCCTGGCCTGCGCGGCCTTCCTGCTGGTATGGTGGGGTAAG of Clostridia bacterium contains these proteins:
- a CDS encoding MBL fold metallo-hydrolase produces the protein MTSNLPPTRPQECALEIIEDVYRCKIPIPNNPLDYVMSYLIKSRNGCTIIDVGWDTPESLSAWEKQLGQLGLSLQDIRQVVITHLHPDHYGLAGKLRQISGAQIVMSAPEAEQLGARYENYHRLLEEVAEFLLRNGVPSEEVPALQSASLPALEWVVTARPDRVVEEGDVLEAGPLRLQVLYTPGHTRGHMCLYAAQERLLFSGDHVLPTITPNVSLNPQSSANPLGDYLKALGRIEELEVNLVLPAHEFAFSNLAERVREIQEHHRRRLEEILGLLGGEAKTAYTVACRVNWDTGPWETLSNWNRRAAVMETLAHLEYLRSEGKVASLNSTEQVLYHRA
- the galU gene encoding UTP--glucose-1-phosphate uridylyltransferase GalU → MRPTKAVIPAAGLGMRFLPATKAQAKEMLTLVDRPAIHYVVEEAVAAGIRSFLIITARNKTAIEDYFDASPELERALREKGEEALVEEIHALSELAQMHYLRQPRPLGLGHAVFLARAFVGEEDFAVVLPDDLITAGEPCLGQMLAVRERWPGAVVALQEVAPDMTSRYGIVKAVEVEPDVYRIEDLVEKPSPERAPSRLAVVGRYILPASIFPLLATTAPGTGGEIQLTDALRLLAREYPVYGYRFRGRRFDLGDKLGFLQATVTLALGRPDLGPALREFLRGSIF